From Triticum aestivum cultivar Chinese Spring chromosome 4A, IWGSC CS RefSeq v2.1, whole genome shotgun sequence, a single genomic window includes:
- the LOC123087038 gene encoding hydroquinone glucosyltransferase: protein MGSFTNAGSAPAPSAARPHVVLLASPGAGHLIPLAELARRLVEHHGFAATIVTFSGLSDSEALPSGILDSASTVALPAVKIDDLPADALRGSLLVELIQRSLPSLGTLLRSMGSTTPLAALVPDFFCSAALPLAVELGVPCYVFVPSSLTMIYLMRRIVELHDDAAPGEYRNLPEPLEIPGGLSLRRAELPVPYRDCNGLAYAQLLRGGRRYRRADGLLMNTFYEMEPAMVEEFRQAAEQGTFPPAFPVGPFVLSNSDEETGASAILEWLDRQPARSVVYVAFGSGGALSVEQTAELAAGLEASSQRFLWVVRMPSLDGRTCVFGTGGGDDDPLAWLPEGFLERTRGRGLAVPAWVPQVRVLSHPATAIFVSHCGWNSVLESAASSVPMVAWPLYAEQRMNAALLEGALGVALRSRAREDGGAVAREEVAAAVNELMEGENGLVVRRRAEDLQRAAARAWSPDGSSRRALEDVAAKWRAALGAGS, encoded by the coding sequence ATGGGGTCGTTCACGAACGCCGGCTCCGCGCCAGCCCCATCCGCGGCGAGGCCGCACGTCGTGCTGCTGGCCAGTCCCGGCGCCGGCCACCTCATACCGCTGGCCGAGCTTGCGCGGCGGCTCGTGGAGCACCACGGCTTCGCAGCCACGATCGTCACCTTCAGCGGCCTCTCCGACTCAGAAGCCCTCCCCAGCGGCATCCTTGACTCCGCCTCCACCGTTGCGCTCCCTGCCGTCAAGATCGACGACCTCCCCGCCGACGCCCTCCGCGGCAGCCTGCTCGTGGAGCTTATTCAGCGCTCCCTCCCAAGCCTCGGCACCCTGCTCCGCTCCATGGGCTCCACCACCCCGCTCGCCGCGCTGGTGCCGGATTTTTTCTGCTCCGCGGCGCTGCCCCTCGCCGTCGAGCTCGGCGTCCCGTGCTACGTCTTCGTCCCCAGCAGCCTCACCATGATCTACCTGATGCGCCGCATCGTGGAGCTCCACGACGACGCGGCCCCTGGCGAATACCGCAACCTCCCGGAGCCTCTCGAGATCCCCGGGGGCTTGTCGCTGCGCCGCGCAGAGCTTCCGGTCCCGTATCGCGACTGCAACGGTCTGGCTTACGCGCAACTGCTCCGGGGAGGCCGGCGATACCGCCGTGCCGACGGTTTGTTGATGAACACCTTCTACGAGATGGAACCTGCCATGGTGGAAGAGTTCAGGCAGGCGGCGGAGCAAGGCACGTTCCCACCGGCGTTCCCCGTGGGGCCGTTCGTCCTGTCAAACTCCGACGAGGAAACCGGCGCGTCGGCCATCCTAGAGTGGCTGGACCGCCAGCCGGCAAGGTCGGTGGTGTACGTCGCGTTCGGAAGCGGCGGAGCGCTGTCTGTGGAGCAGACGGCCGAGCTCGCCGCCGGGCTAGAGGCGAGCAGCCAGAGGTTCCTCTGGGTGGTGCGGATGCCGAGCCTGGATGGCCGCACGTGTGTCTTCgggaccggcggcggcgacgacgacccgTTGGCGTGGCTTCCCGAGGGCTTCCTGGAGAGGACGAGGGGCAGAGGCCTCGCCGTGCCGGCCTGGGTGCCGCAGGTGCGCGTCCTGTCCCACCCGGCGACGGCGATCTTCGTGTcgcactgcgggtggaactcgGTGCTGGAGAGCGCGGCGTCCAGCGTGCCGATGGTCGCGTGGCCGCTTTACGCGGAGCAGAGGATGAACGCCGCTCTGCTGGAAGGGGCCCTCGGGGTGGCGCTGCGGTCGAGGGCGCGAGAGGACGGCGGCGCCGTGGCGCGCGAGGAAGTCGCGGCCGCGGTGAACGAGCTCATGGAGGGGGAGAATGGACTCGTCGTGCGGCGCCGGGCCGAGGACCTGCAGCGAGCGGCGGCACGCGCGTGGTCGCCGGATGGTTCGTCCCGCCGGGCGCTGGAGGATGTCGCCGCCAAGTGGAGGGCGGCGCTTGGCGCGGGCAGTTGA